In Natrinema amylolyticum, the DNA window TCCCACGACTCGGCGAGCCACGGTTTGACGTCGCCCTCGTGTTCGGTCCCCAAGGAGTCGTAGAGCAGATCGATCGTCGTCCCGCGGTTCCGGAGCGTCGCCGAGAGCGGGTTGAGGTTCCGAGTCATTCGGCTATCGGTCACGAGTGCGTGCAGCCGGTCGACACCGTCGGCCGGTTCGAGACCGAGATAACCGTGGCGGGTCGCGAGGTTCCCCCCGCTCCAGCCGTCGAACCGATTCGCGCGGGCGACGCGATGCTCCTCGGGAATACAGATCGGGTCGAACGGTTTCGCCCGTGCCAGTCCGGTCAGGACGGCCCGGACGTGTCGCTCGCGTTCGTCGCCGTCGGTTCGCCGCTGATTCTCGAGATGCGTATCGAAGGCCATGTTGGTGAACCCGAAGGGGTTCTGCCAGCCGGCCTCGTTCGCGTACGTGGAGTGGAGAGCCTCGTAGAGGAAGTCGGGATCGTAGCCGGCGGGATGGAGCCCGACGTAACAGTCGAAGTTGTGGTCGATCAGAACGGCCTCCAGTAACTCCGATCGCGACCGCATATCCAACGAGACGTCGACACCGACTTTCTCGAGGTTCGCCTCGAGCCGGCGGGCGATCCGGACGTTCTGTCGATCGGCATCCGCGGGGACCGTCGTGATGGACAGCGAGAATTGCTCGTCTTCGCCCTGATCGACGACGCTCTGAACGCGGTCGATACAGCCGCTCGTCGTGAGGGCCGCGCCGGTCACACCGGCGGCCAGAAACGAGCGTCTGCTCACGCCGTCGTCGTCAGGCGGGGAGGGGTTCCAATTCATACCGTTATGTAACACCCATTCTCATCTGATATATAACAATATTGCGTACTACGTCGAACGCGTGGCGGAGTAAAGAATCTTTTCAATCAGGGAAACAGTCGTCTCAACCCGTCGATGGCGTGGGATTAGCTAACAGATGGTTCAACGAACGCGATCGACTCCAGTACGCCGCGGGAGCGCAACATCAATAGGTCGACCGACGAAAAGGGGGGTATGGACGTCGCTGCCGAACGGATCGAGCGCCTGCACGACCACGCTCGAGCGGCGGCAGCGAACGGTGCGGACGACCGTGCTCGATACTACGTTCGGCTCGCCCGGCGGGTCGCGGAGCGAAACCGCCTGACGCTGCCGCGGGAGTTTCGACGGTTCACCTGTGATCGGTGTGATGCGTACCTCCGTCCGGGAAAGAACGCCCGCGTGAGATTGCGGGACGGCCACGTCGTGATCACCTGTGACTGCGGTGCACACGCGCGCTATCCCTACGAGGAGTGACCGTCGGTCCGTCATCAAATCGGTATTTGCGACCGGTTTCCGCCGGCGTCGGAATCGAGAAGATTGAAGCGCCTCGGTTCGTTATTCGGGGCCATGGATAAACAGGAACTCAAGCAGCGAGCGCACGATCTCGACGTCACCGTCTGGGTCGGGAAGAGCGGCGTCGACGCAGTCGTCGACGAACTCGACGACCAGCTCTCGGATCGGGACCTCGTGAAAGTAAAATTCCTCCGCGCAGCCCGCGCGGGGAGTTCGACTGAGGAAAAGGCGGCAGATCTCGCCGAGCGTGTCAATGCTGAATTGATCGATACGCGCGGCCATACGGCAGTGGTCCATCGATGAGCGGTGGGATCGAGTTGGCCCCGATACAGGCCCTCGGTCCGATCGGTCGTGGCCTCGACGAGTTCGGGTTCACTGTCGCACAGGCCGCTGCCGCGGAGAGTGCGATCAAGTTCGTCATCGCGCTCGTCGCGATCTGGCTCGTCGGCCGAATAGTCGTCTTACCGCTCATCAAACGAGCGTTCGACCGACGAGAGATCGACGAACACGCCCAGAACCCGCTGTTGATGCTGACGCGGTTCGGCATCGGATTCGGTGCCGTCGCGATCGCCTTCGGGTTCGCCGACTACGGGAACTTCCTCGTCTCGATGGCCGGCATCGCGGCGGCCGGGGCGCTCGCTATCGGGTTCGCGATGCAGGACGTGATCTCGAACTTCGTCGCGGGCGTCTTCATCTACACCGACAAACCGTTCCGAATCGGTGACTGGATCGAGTGGGACAACGGCGACTACGCCGGCGTCGTCGAGGACATCAGCCTCCGTGTGACTCGAGTCCGAACGTTCGACAACGAACTGCTCACCGTTCCCAACTCGGCGCTCACCGACGGCGTTCTCAAGAACCCCGTCGACGCCAACAAACTCCGACTGAAGTTCGTCTTCGGAATCGGCTACGACGACGACATCGAACGCGCGACGGAAATCATCGTCGAGGAAGCCGAGCGCCACCCCGACATCATGGACGACCCCGCGCCCTCGGTTCGACTGACGGAACTCGGGAACTCCGACGTCGGCCTCCAGTCGCGGTTCTGGATCGCGAACCCGTCCCGCGCCGACTTCGTTCGAACCCGCGGAGAGTACGTCACCGCAGTCAAACAGCGCTTCGACGAGGAAGGAATCGACATCCCCTACCCCGTCCGAACCCTCGAGGGCGGTCTCAACCTCGAGAGCGGCGACGGTCAGAGCGTCGTCCAACCGGCCGAATAACGCGCCCAGCGGTCGTCTTTTCCGTTTCATCGTTCCCGATCGCGATCCCGGTTCGACCGATCCGGCAGCCGGGAGCGCGCCTCTCACTACCTTCGAGCTGCACGACTCTCCGGAAGAGCGTGCTCCTCCGGGCGGTGAGGGACCGCTGGTCCCTCGAGCAGTCGGCGCGAAGTCCTTCGAGACGGCGAAGCCGTTTCGTGATGCCGTAAACCTTCGATTTGTGAGCATGCCGACACCCTCGCGGACGCAGAGCGTCCGCTCAGCGGAGAAGGGCAGGCGGTCACTCAGTTACCGGCCGAGCGAGCGGGCTGACGACCGACGTGAGTACTGAAAGGAACGAACGGAGGGAGGAACGTTTTCAATCGAAATTTTGTCGAACGAGCAAGGCGCGCAGCGCCGCCGCTCGCGCAGAACAACTTCGTGCGGTATGAATGCGGACGACCGCGGTTGCCCGGCGTTCCGGCCGGGGGAATCTCGGTTGCCTTCTCCACCCCGCAACCCGTCGAGCGACAGGTGTCCGGCGGTCCACTGCTCGCTTCCGCGCCTGATGGGCTGTCGCCGACTAACCGCGATGGGGCGTCCCTGCGGACGGCCATCACGGACCGCTGTCCCCGACGGACGAGGCTTCTCTGTTGGCTCCCGAGGCCCCGGTCGGTCTGACCGGACGCCCGCGGTGTTCGGTCCCCGCTAATGACCATAGCGCGGGTAACGAGCAGGGCCAAACTGCCCGACCTAGTCCATCCCATAGTAGGGAGAGGGAACTTAAGGACCTTTCGCCTCTCGGATCGCCGGACGGCATACGGGTCGGACGGGAACGAGGGAGCGACGGACTGTGCGGATCGACGACGCCGACGGACCCGGCGACGGTGACCGCGAAGCGGCGACGCGTCGGGCGCGGGACCGATCGGTTACTCCGCCTCGGTTTCGGTCTCGGCGCCCTCGAGGACCTCGTCGAAGTCGCCGGCCCGCGGGCCGGGTTCGAACTCGGCGGCCGATTCGGGCGAGATCTCCTCGAGCGCTCGCTCGAAGTGGTCGGCCGTCAGTTCGATTTCGTCGACGTCGCGCGCTTCGCCGGTCGCCGCGGCGCGGACGTGTTCGCGGACGGCGATCGTCGCGGCCTCGCGGCAGACGGCCTCGACGTCCGCGCCGGTGTAGCCCTCCGTCTCGGCCGCGAGGTCGTCGAGATCGACGTCGTCAGCCAGCGGTCGACCCTGGGTGTGAATCTCGAAGATCTCGCGGCGAGCAGTCTCGTCGGGTTCGTCGACGGAGACGTGGCGATCGAGCCGACCCGGCCGGAGGAGCGCGTCGTCGATCAGTTCGGGCCGGTTCGAGGCCGCGATGACGACGACGTCCTCGAGCTCCTCGAGCCCGTCGAGTTCGGTCAGCAGCTGGGAGACGACACGCTCGCCGACGTTGGAGTCGCCGACGCCGCTCCCACGCTCGCTCGCGATGGCGTCGATCTCGTCGAAGAAGACGATCGTCGGCGCGTTCTCGCGGGCCTTGCTGAAGACCTCGCGGACGCCCTTCTCCGATTCGCCGACGTACTTGTCGAAGAGCTCGGGTCCCTTGACCGAGATGAAGTTCGACTGGGACTCGTTAGCGACGGCCTTGGCGAGCAGCGTCTTGCCAGTGCCCGGCGGGCCGTGCAGCAGGACGCCTTTGGCTGGCTCGAGCGCGACTCGCTCGTAGGCGTCGGCGTGTTCCATCGGCCACTGGACGCTCTCGCGCAGGCGCTCCTTGGCGTCCTCGAGGCCGCCGACGTCGTCCCAGCTCACGTCGGGAACTTCGACGAAGACCTCGCGCATCGCAGAGGGCTCGATGCCGCGGAGGGCGCTCTTGAAGTCGGCCTCTCCGATCTCGATCGCCTCGAGCGCCTCGGCGTCGATCTCGTCCTCCTCGAGGTCGAGTTCGGGCCGCACTCGCCGCATCGCGGTCATCGCGGCCTCCTTCGCGAGGTTCTCGAGGTCCGCGCCAACGAAGCCGTGGGTGTTCTCGGCGTAGCGCTCGAGGTCGACGTCCTCGGCGAGGGGCATGCCGCGGGTGTGGATCTGGAGGATCTCCTCGCGGCCCGCGGCGTCGGGGACGCCGATCTCGATCTCGCGGTCGAACCGGCCGGGACGGCGCAGCGCGGGGTCGATGGCGTCGACGCGGTTCGTCGTCCCGATGACGGTGATCTCGCCGCGCTGCTCCAAGCCGTCCATCAGCGAGAGGAGTTGGGCGACGACGCGGCGCTCGACGTCGCCCTGGACGTCCTCGCGCTTGGGCGCGATGGAGTCGAGTTCGTCGATGAAGACGATCGACGGCTCGTTCTCGGCCGCCTCCTCGAACACTTCGCGGAGTTGCTCTTCGCTCTCGCCGTAGTACTTCGACATGATCTCCGGGCCGGAGATCGTCTGGAAGTGGGCGTCGATCTCGTTGGCCACGGCGCGGGCGATCAGCGTCTTGCCGGTGCCCGGCGGACCGTGGAGCAGGACGCCCTTTGGCGGCTCGATGCCGAGCGCTCTGAAGAGTTCGGGGTGGCGCATCGGCAGTTCGATCATCTCGCGGACCTGCTCGAGTTCGTCGTCTAAGCCGCCCACGTCCTCGTAGGTGACGTCCGGCGGTTGGCCGTCGGCCTCTCCTTCGCCCTCGAGCGGGCCGGTCGCTTCGACCGAGAGCTCCTCGCCGCCGCGTTCGGTCACCTCGACGTCGGTGTCGCCGCCGACGACGACGGAGCCGCTCGGCTCGGTGTCGACGACGGTGACCGGGAGCCGCCGACCGGAGCGCGTCGAGAGGAGGCCGAAGCCGAGCGACAGCGAGAACGTATCGCCGGGGCTGACGGCCCGTTCGGAGAGCTTATCCTTCAGGTAGGAGCCGACGTCGCCCTGAATGCGGACGTTCTCCGGCAGCGCGAGCGTGACTCGCTCGGCGGGTTCGACGTCGGCCGCCTTGACGTCGACCGCGTCGTCGATCCGAACGCCGGCGGCCTGCCGGAGCTGGCCGTCGATGCGAACGATCCCCGCGTCCTCGCTGCGGCCCGGCCA includes these proteins:
- a CDS encoding ribonuclease P protein component 4, yielding MDVAAERIERLHDHARAAAANGADDRARYYVRLARRVAERNRLTLPREFRRFTCDRCDAYLRPGKNARVRLRDGHVVITCDCGAHARYPYEE
- a CDS encoding YhbY family RNA-binding protein, which gives rise to MDKQELKQRAHDLDVTVWVGKSGVDAVVDELDDQLSDRDLVKVKFLRAARAGSSTEEKAADLAERVNAELIDTRGHTAVVHR
- a CDS encoding mechanosensitive ion channel family protein; protein product: MSGGIELAPIQALGPIGRGLDEFGFTVAQAAAAESAIKFVIALVAIWLVGRIVVLPLIKRAFDRREIDEHAQNPLLMLTRFGIGFGAVAIAFGFADYGNFLVSMAGIAAAGALAIGFAMQDVISNFVAGVFIYTDKPFRIGDWIEWDNGDYAGVVEDISLRVTRVRTFDNELLTVPNSALTDGVLKNPVDANKLRLKFVFGIGYDDDIERATEIIVEEAERHPDIMDDPAPSVRLTELGNSDVGLQSRFWIANPSRADFVRTRGEYVTAVKQRFDEEGIDIPYPVRTLEGGLNLESGDGQSVVQPAE
- a CDS encoding CDC48 family AAA ATPase — translated: MRLRVKPLKRKDAGSGLAAIDRETMAELGVSSGEFVAIEGPEGRVVARVWPGRSEDAGIVRIDGQLRQAAGVRIDDAVDVKAADVEPAERVTLALPENVRIQGDVGSYLKDKLSERAVSPGDTFSLSLGFGLLSTRSGRRLPVTVVDTEPSGSVVVGGDTDVEVTERGGEELSVEATGPLEGEGEADGQPPDVTYEDVGGLDDELEQVREMIELPMRHPELFRALGIEPPKGVLLHGPPGTGKTLIARAVANEIDAHFQTISGPEIMSKYYGESEEQLREVFEEAAENEPSIVFIDELDSIAPKREDVQGDVERRVVAQLLSLMDGLEQRGEITVIGTTNRVDAIDPALRRPGRFDREIEIGVPDAAGREEILQIHTRGMPLAEDVDLERYAENTHGFVGADLENLAKEAAMTAMRRVRPELDLEEDEIDAEALEAIEIGEADFKSALRGIEPSAMREVFVEVPDVSWDDVGGLEDAKERLRESVQWPMEHADAYERVALEPAKGVLLHGPPGTGKTLLAKAVANESQSNFISVKGPELFDKYVGESEKGVREVFSKARENAPTIVFFDEIDAIASERGSGVGDSNVGERVVSQLLTELDGLEELEDVVVIAASNRPELIDDALLRPGRLDRHVSVDEPDETARREIFEIHTQGRPLADDVDLDDLAAETEGYTGADVEAVCREAATIAVREHVRAAATGEARDVDEIELTADHFERALEEISPESAAEFEPGPRAGDFDEVLEGAETETEAE